One part of the Tachysurus vachellii isolate PV-2020 chromosome 6, HZAU_Pvac_v1, whole genome shotgun sequence genome encodes these proteins:
- the ctnnd1 gene encoding catenin delta-1 isoform X2, translated as MEQCENAASLLASVREQEMQFERLTRALEEERRSVGPPGTLPRPLPTLQNGRIPGDAELERLKINEGYINGTQYRMLDPGHLVEEMVTVEEDPQEMIPVVSVETSEDGTTRRTETTVKKVTKTTTTRTVIPSVSDTLSLDGTGSVTGVGGYNTPIDRVYRQPGHMDYPTHTVPRNYHYGPPGGYDDYRSGPPSDTYASLNRGARMDDRYRPVDGYRTLDPGYRVHSRPQLDPYAAQPQVGRMGSAMEISGMQRFVPEPYGLEDDQRSIGYDEPDYGMGHMHYSTMPRLGHHAPPPRRTGSYEGTLDGEMSGAGDMYYWGGGAPLAQGERGSMASLDSTLRKGPAPTTWRQPELPEVIAMLNYRLDPVKSNAAAYLQHLTFKNDKVKSDVRRLKGIPALVSMLDNPKKEVHHSACGALKNISYGRDPDNKIAIKNCDGIPALVRLLRKTRDQDLTDTITGTLWNLSSHDSVKMEIVDHALHALSDEVMVPHSGWERGNDGGEESCKPRHLEWETALTNTAGCLRNVSSERSEARRKLRECTGLVDSLMYIVQSQINCKDVDNKLVENSVCLLRNLSYQVHREVPGCERYQETAPVNQGPAPANQKGGCFSSRKGKGKKDDDGTTDIIDIPKRTTPAKGYELLFQPEVVRVYLSLLKESKNPSVLEASAGAIQNLCAGRWTYGRFLRAMTRQEKGLPLFTELLAHGNDRVVRAMSGALRNLAIDARNRDLLGRHAIPNLVANLPGGGQSQPVRNLSEETVVSVLSTLAEVVGSSVDAAKLLRSSQGIERLVLINKDGNRSDREVRGAGLVLQVVWGFKELRRTLEKDGWKKSDFVVNVNPPTNTRTNGGYEDSSTLPLIDRGGKQDRDRNMIPMNDLGSDSYATLDQRGRRNTLDDTLERADSDIQGGMYGERRGSMPLLDSYDG; from the exons ATGGAGCAGTGTGAGAATGCCGCGTCTCTCCTGGCGTCCGTGCGCGAGCAGGAGATGCAGTTTGAGCGTCTGACTCGAGCTCtcgaggaggagaggaggagcgTGGGGCCACCCGGTACCCTGCCCCGTCCCCTCCCCACGCTTCAG AACGGGCGTATCCCTGGTGATGCAGAGTTAGAGCGGCTCAAAATTAACGAGGGATACATCAACGGGACACag TACAGGATGTTGGACCCAGGTCACCTTGTCGAGGAGATGGTTACAGTGGAGGAGGACCCCCAGGAGATGATACCAGTCGTTTCTGTTGAAACTAGTGAAGATGGCACCACACGCCGCACTGAAACCACT gTCAAGAAAGTCACTAAGACCACAACCACTCGCACCGTTATACCCTCAGTCTCTGATACACTCTCTCTGGATGGTACTGGTTCTGTCACCGGTGTGGGTGGGTATAATACTCCTATAGATCGCGTGTACAGGCAGCCAGGTCACATGGACTACCCAACCCATACAGTTCCTAGAAATTACCACTATGGGCCACCAGGAGGATACGATGATTACCGTAGTGGACCACCCTCTGATACCTATGCCAGTCTCAACCGAGGGGCCCGTATGGATGATCGTTATAG ACCTGTGGATGGCTACCGAACATTGGATCCTGGCTACCGTGTTCATAGCAGGCCCCAGCTGGACCCATATGCAGCCCAGCCACAGGTAGGGCGCATGGGCAGTGCCATGGAGATCTCTGGCATGCAGCGATTTGTTCCAGAGCCCTATGGTCTAGAGGACGACCAGAGGAGCATAGGATACGATGAGCCTGATTATGGCATGGGGCATATGCACTACAGCACCATGCCCCGGTTAGGACATCATGCTCCGCCTCCACGCAGGACTGG ATCCTATGAGGGTACTCTCGATGGAGAGATGAGTGGAGCAGGGGATATGTATTACTGGGGAGGTGGTGCTCCTCTGGCACAGGGAGAAAGGGGAAGCATGGCGTCGCTGGACAGCACACTGCGTAAAGGCCCTGCTCCAACAACATGGAGGCAGCCCGAACTGCCTGAGGTCATCGCTATGCTCAACTATCGTCTGGACCCAGTCAAGAGCAATGCTGCTGCTTACCTTCAACAtctcacatttaaaaatgataag GTCAAATCAGATGTAAGGCGTTTGAAGGGCATTCCTGCTTTGGTATCCATGTTGGACAACCCGAAGAAGGAAGTCCATCACTCTGCATGCGGTGCGCTGAAGAACATCTCATACGGACGAGACCCTGACAACAAAATTGCCATCAAGAACTGTGATGGAATCCCTGCACTGGTGCGCCTGCTGAGGAAGACCAGAGATCAGGATCTGACCGATACCATTACAG GGACTCTGTGGAATTTGTCATCTCATGATTCAGTCAAGATGGAGATTGTAGACCATGCACTACATGCCCTGTCCGATGAAGTGATGGTGCCACACTCGGGCTGGGAGAGAGGGAAtgatggaggagaggagagttGCAAGCCCCGCCACCTGGAATGGGAGACTGCTCTTACTAACACTGCTGGCTGCCTGAG GAATGTGAGCTCAGAGAGGAGCGAAGCCAGGAGGAAGTTAAGAGAATGCACTGGCTTGGTTGACTCGCTCATGTACATTGTCCAGTCCCAGATTAACTGTAAAGATGTGGACAACAAG TTGGTGGAAAACAGCGTTTGTCTTTTGAGGAATCTGTCCTATCAGGTGCATCGGGAAGTGCCAGGTTGTGAGCGTTACCAGGAGACTGCGCCTGTCAATCAAGGCCCTGCCCCTGCTAATCAGAAGGGTGGATGCTTCAGCTCTCGCAAGGGCAAAG GGAAGAAAGATGATGATGGAACTACAGATATAATTGACATTCCAAAGAGGACCACACCAGCCAAAG GTTATGAACTGCTTTTCCAGCCAGAGGTTGTTCGTGTGTACCTATCTCTGCTGAAAGAGAGTAAGAATCCTTCTGTTCTAGAAGCTTCTGCAGGAGCCATCCAAAATCTGTGTGCAGGCCGCTGGACC TATGGACGTTTCCTGAGGGCAATGACGAGACAGGAGAAAGGATTGCCCCTGTTCACTGAGCTGTTGGCACATGGGAATGACCGTGTGGTCAGAGCCATGTCTGGGGCCCTCAGAAACTTGGCTATTGATGCTCGTAACCGGGACCTACTTG GAAGGCACGCTATACCTAACCTAGTGGCAAACCTACCAGGTGGTGGGCAGAGCCAACCTGTGCGTAACCTCTCTGAAGAGACCGTGGTTTCGGTGCTGAGCACTCTGGCTGAGGTGGTCGGCTCTAGCGTGGATGCAGCCAAGCTCCTTCGCAGCTCACAGGGCATTGAGAGATTGGTGCTCATTAACAAAGATGG TAACCGTTCTGACAGGGAGGTACGTGGTGCTGGCCTGGTGCTGCAGGTTGTATGGGGATTTAAGGAGCTCCGGCGCACACTGGAGAAAGATGGCTGGAAGAAATCAGACTTTGTGGTGAACGTAAACCCTCCTACCAACACCCGCACCAATGGTGGCTATGAGGACAGCAGCACCCTTCCACTTATTGACAGAG gaggaaagcaggacagagacagaaacatgaTTCCAATGAATGACTTGGGATCAG actcCTATGCTACACTGGATCAGAGAGGACGGAGGAACACTTTGGATGACACTCTAGAACGCGCCGACAGTGATATTCAG GGAGGGATGTATGGGGAGAGGCGGGGCTCCATGCCCTTGTTGGACTCTTACGACGGTTAG
- the ctnnd1 gene encoding catenin delta-1 isoform X3, which translates to MEQCENAASLLASVREQEMQFERLTRALEEERRSVGPPGTLPRPLPTLQNGRIPGDAELERLKINEGYINGTQYRMLDPGHLVEEMVTVEEDPQEMIPVVSVETSEDGTTRRTETTVKKVTKTTTTRTVIPSVSDTLSLDGTGSVTGVGGYNTPIDRVYRQPGHMDYPTHTVPRNYHYGPPGGYDDYRSGPPSDTYASLNRGARMDDRYRPVDGYRTLDPGYRVHSRPQLDPYAAQPQVGRMGSAMEISGMQRFVPEPYGLEDDQRSIGYDEPDYGMGHMHYSTMPRLGHHAPPPRRTGSYEGTLDGEMSGAGDMYYWGGGAPLAQGERGSMASLDSTLRKGPAPTTWRQPELPEVIAMLNYRLDPVKSNAAAYLQHLTFKNDKVKSDVRRLKGIPALVSMLDNPKKEVHHSACGALKNISYGRDPDNKIAIKNCDGIPALVRLLRKTRDQDLTDTITGTLWNLSSHDSVKMEIVDHALHALSDEVMVPHSGWERGNDGGEESCKPRHLEWETALTNTAGCLRNVSSERSEARRKLRECTGLVDSLMYIVQSQINCKDVDNKLVENSVCLLRNLSYQVHREVPGCERYQETAPVNQGPAPANQKGGCFSSRKGKDEWFSKGKKDDDGTTDIIDIPKRTTPAKGYELLFQPEVVRVYLSLLKESKNPSVLEASAGAIQNLCAGRWTYGRFLRAMTRQEKGLPLFTELLAHGNDRVVRAMSGALRNLAIDARNRDLLGRHAIPNLVANLPGGGQSQPVRNLSEETVVSVLSTLAEVVGSSVDAAKLLRSSQGIERLVLINKDGNRSDREVRGAGLVLQVVWGFKELRRTLEKDGWKKSDFVVNVNPPTNTRTNGGYEDSSTLPLIDRGGKQDRDRNMIPMNDLGSDSYATLDQRGRRNTLDDTLERADSDIQKN; encoded by the exons ATGGAGCAGTGTGAGAATGCCGCGTCTCTCCTGGCGTCCGTGCGCGAGCAGGAGATGCAGTTTGAGCGTCTGACTCGAGCTCtcgaggaggagaggaggagcgTGGGGCCACCCGGTACCCTGCCCCGTCCCCTCCCCACGCTTCAG AACGGGCGTATCCCTGGTGATGCAGAGTTAGAGCGGCTCAAAATTAACGAGGGATACATCAACGGGACACag TACAGGATGTTGGACCCAGGTCACCTTGTCGAGGAGATGGTTACAGTGGAGGAGGACCCCCAGGAGATGATACCAGTCGTTTCTGTTGAAACTAGTGAAGATGGCACCACACGCCGCACTGAAACCACT gTCAAGAAAGTCACTAAGACCACAACCACTCGCACCGTTATACCCTCAGTCTCTGATACACTCTCTCTGGATGGTACTGGTTCTGTCACCGGTGTGGGTGGGTATAATACTCCTATAGATCGCGTGTACAGGCAGCCAGGTCACATGGACTACCCAACCCATACAGTTCCTAGAAATTACCACTATGGGCCACCAGGAGGATACGATGATTACCGTAGTGGACCACCCTCTGATACCTATGCCAGTCTCAACCGAGGGGCCCGTATGGATGATCGTTATAG ACCTGTGGATGGCTACCGAACATTGGATCCTGGCTACCGTGTTCATAGCAGGCCCCAGCTGGACCCATATGCAGCCCAGCCACAGGTAGGGCGCATGGGCAGTGCCATGGAGATCTCTGGCATGCAGCGATTTGTTCCAGAGCCCTATGGTCTAGAGGACGACCAGAGGAGCATAGGATACGATGAGCCTGATTATGGCATGGGGCATATGCACTACAGCACCATGCCCCGGTTAGGACATCATGCTCCGCCTCCACGCAGGACTGG ATCCTATGAGGGTACTCTCGATGGAGAGATGAGTGGAGCAGGGGATATGTATTACTGGGGAGGTGGTGCTCCTCTGGCACAGGGAGAAAGGGGAAGCATGGCGTCGCTGGACAGCACACTGCGTAAAGGCCCTGCTCCAACAACATGGAGGCAGCCCGAACTGCCTGAGGTCATCGCTATGCTCAACTATCGTCTGGACCCAGTCAAGAGCAATGCTGCTGCTTACCTTCAACAtctcacatttaaaaatgataag GTCAAATCAGATGTAAGGCGTTTGAAGGGCATTCCTGCTTTGGTATCCATGTTGGACAACCCGAAGAAGGAAGTCCATCACTCTGCATGCGGTGCGCTGAAGAACATCTCATACGGACGAGACCCTGACAACAAAATTGCCATCAAGAACTGTGATGGAATCCCTGCACTGGTGCGCCTGCTGAGGAAGACCAGAGATCAGGATCTGACCGATACCATTACAG GGACTCTGTGGAATTTGTCATCTCATGATTCAGTCAAGATGGAGATTGTAGACCATGCACTACATGCCCTGTCCGATGAAGTGATGGTGCCACACTCGGGCTGGGAGAGAGGGAAtgatggaggagaggagagttGCAAGCCCCGCCACCTGGAATGGGAGACTGCTCTTACTAACACTGCTGGCTGCCTGAG GAATGTGAGCTCAGAGAGGAGCGAAGCCAGGAGGAAGTTAAGAGAATGCACTGGCTTGGTTGACTCGCTCATGTACATTGTCCAGTCCCAGATTAACTGTAAAGATGTGGACAACAAG TTGGTGGAAAACAGCGTTTGTCTTTTGAGGAATCTGTCCTATCAGGTGCATCGGGAAGTGCCAGGTTGTGAGCGTTACCAGGAGACTGCGCCTGTCAATCAAGGCCCTGCCCCTGCTAATCAGAAGGGTGGATGCTTCAGCTCTCGCAAGGGCAAAG ACGAGTGGTTTTCCAAAG GGAAGAAAGATGATGATGGAACTACAGATATAATTGACATTCCAAAGAGGACCACACCAGCCAAAG GTTATGAACTGCTTTTCCAGCCAGAGGTTGTTCGTGTGTACCTATCTCTGCTGAAAGAGAGTAAGAATCCTTCTGTTCTAGAAGCTTCTGCAGGAGCCATCCAAAATCTGTGTGCAGGCCGCTGGACC TATGGACGTTTCCTGAGGGCAATGACGAGACAGGAGAAAGGATTGCCCCTGTTCACTGAGCTGTTGGCACATGGGAATGACCGTGTGGTCAGAGCCATGTCTGGGGCCCTCAGAAACTTGGCTATTGATGCTCGTAACCGGGACCTACTTG GAAGGCACGCTATACCTAACCTAGTGGCAAACCTACCAGGTGGTGGGCAGAGCCAACCTGTGCGTAACCTCTCTGAAGAGACCGTGGTTTCGGTGCTGAGCACTCTGGCTGAGGTGGTCGGCTCTAGCGTGGATGCAGCCAAGCTCCTTCGCAGCTCACAGGGCATTGAGAGATTGGTGCTCATTAACAAAGATGG TAACCGTTCTGACAGGGAGGTACGTGGTGCTGGCCTGGTGCTGCAGGTTGTATGGGGATTTAAGGAGCTCCGGCGCACACTGGAGAAAGATGGCTGGAAGAAATCAGACTTTGTGGTGAACGTAAACCCTCCTACCAACACCCGCACCAATGGTGGCTATGAGGACAGCAGCACCCTTCCACTTATTGACAGAG gaggaaagcaggacagagacagaaacatgaTTCCAATGAATGACTTGGGATCAG actcCTATGCTACACTGGATCAGAGAGGACGGAGGAACACTTTGGATGACACTCTAGAACGCGCCGACAGTGATATTCAG AAAAACTGA
- the ctnnd1 gene encoding catenin delta-1 isoform X4 — translation MLDPGHLVEEMVTVEEDPQEMIPVVSVETSEDGTTRRTETTVKKVTKTTTTRTVIPSVSDTLSLDGTGSVTGVGGYNTPIDRVYRQPGHMDYPTHTVPRNYHYGPPGGYDDYRSGPPSDTYASLNRGARMDDRYRPVDGYRTLDPGYRVHSRPQLDPYAAQPQVGRMGSAMEISGMQRFVPEPYGLEDDQRSIGYDEPDYGMGHMHYSTMPRLGHHAPPPRRTGSYEGTLDGEMSGAGDMYYWGGGAPLAQGERGSMASLDSTLRKGPAPTTWRQPELPEVIAMLNYRLDPVKSNAAAYLQHLTFKNDKVKSDVRRLKGIPALVSMLDNPKKEVHHSACGALKNISYGRDPDNKIAIKNCDGIPALVRLLRKTRDQDLTDTITGTLWNLSSHDSVKMEIVDHALHALSDEVMVPHSGWERGNDGGEESCKPRHLEWETALTNTAGCLRNVSSERSEARRKLRECTGLVDSLMYIVQSQINCKDVDNKLVENSVCLLRNLSYQVHREVPGCERYQETAPVNQGPAPANQKGGCFSSRKGKDEWFSKGKKDDDGTTDIIDIPKRTTPAKGYELLFQPEVVRVYLSLLKESKNPSVLEASAGAIQNLCAGRWTYGRFLRAMTRQEKGLPLFTELLAHGNDRVVRAMSGALRNLAIDARNRDLLGRHAIPNLVANLPGGGQSQPVRNLSEETVVSVLSTLAEVVGSSVDAAKLLRSSQGIERLVLINKDGNRSDREVRGAGLVLQVVWGFKELRRTLEKDGWKKSDFVVNVNPPTNTRTNGGYEDSSTLPLIDRGGKQDRDRNMIPMNDLGSDSYATLDQRGRRNTLDDTLERADSDIQGGMYGERRGSMPLLDSYDG, via the exons ATGTTGGACCCAGGTCACCTTGTCGAGGAGATGGTTACAGTGGAGGAGGACCCCCAGGAGATGATACCAGTCGTTTCTGTTGAAACTAGTGAAGATGGCACCACACGCCGCACTGAAACCACT gTCAAGAAAGTCACTAAGACCACAACCACTCGCACCGTTATACCCTCAGTCTCTGATACACTCTCTCTGGATGGTACTGGTTCTGTCACCGGTGTGGGTGGGTATAATACTCCTATAGATCGCGTGTACAGGCAGCCAGGTCACATGGACTACCCAACCCATACAGTTCCTAGAAATTACCACTATGGGCCACCAGGAGGATACGATGATTACCGTAGTGGACCACCCTCTGATACCTATGCCAGTCTCAACCGAGGGGCCCGTATGGATGATCGTTATAG ACCTGTGGATGGCTACCGAACATTGGATCCTGGCTACCGTGTTCATAGCAGGCCCCAGCTGGACCCATATGCAGCCCAGCCACAGGTAGGGCGCATGGGCAGTGCCATGGAGATCTCTGGCATGCAGCGATTTGTTCCAGAGCCCTATGGTCTAGAGGACGACCAGAGGAGCATAGGATACGATGAGCCTGATTATGGCATGGGGCATATGCACTACAGCACCATGCCCCGGTTAGGACATCATGCTCCGCCTCCACGCAGGACTGG ATCCTATGAGGGTACTCTCGATGGAGAGATGAGTGGAGCAGGGGATATGTATTACTGGGGAGGTGGTGCTCCTCTGGCACAGGGAGAAAGGGGAAGCATGGCGTCGCTGGACAGCACACTGCGTAAAGGCCCTGCTCCAACAACATGGAGGCAGCCCGAACTGCCTGAGGTCATCGCTATGCTCAACTATCGTCTGGACCCAGTCAAGAGCAATGCTGCTGCTTACCTTCAACAtctcacatttaaaaatgataag GTCAAATCAGATGTAAGGCGTTTGAAGGGCATTCCTGCTTTGGTATCCATGTTGGACAACCCGAAGAAGGAAGTCCATCACTCTGCATGCGGTGCGCTGAAGAACATCTCATACGGACGAGACCCTGACAACAAAATTGCCATCAAGAACTGTGATGGAATCCCTGCACTGGTGCGCCTGCTGAGGAAGACCAGAGATCAGGATCTGACCGATACCATTACAG GGACTCTGTGGAATTTGTCATCTCATGATTCAGTCAAGATGGAGATTGTAGACCATGCACTACATGCCCTGTCCGATGAAGTGATGGTGCCACACTCGGGCTGGGAGAGAGGGAAtgatggaggagaggagagttGCAAGCCCCGCCACCTGGAATGGGAGACTGCTCTTACTAACACTGCTGGCTGCCTGAG GAATGTGAGCTCAGAGAGGAGCGAAGCCAGGAGGAAGTTAAGAGAATGCACTGGCTTGGTTGACTCGCTCATGTACATTGTCCAGTCCCAGATTAACTGTAAAGATGTGGACAACAAG TTGGTGGAAAACAGCGTTTGTCTTTTGAGGAATCTGTCCTATCAGGTGCATCGGGAAGTGCCAGGTTGTGAGCGTTACCAGGAGACTGCGCCTGTCAATCAAGGCCCTGCCCCTGCTAATCAGAAGGGTGGATGCTTCAGCTCTCGCAAGGGCAAAG ACGAGTGGTTTTCCAAAG GGAAGAAAGATGATGATGGAACTACAGATATAATTGACATTCCAAAGAGGACCACACCAGCCAAAG GTTATGAACTGCTTTTCCAGCCAGAGGTTGTTCGTGTGTACCTATCTCTGCTGAAAGAGAGTAAGAATCCTTCTGTTCTAGAAGCTTCTGCAGGAGCCATCCAAAATCTGTGTGCAGGCCGCTGGACC TATGGACGTTTCCTGAGGGCAATGACGAGACAGGAGAAAGGATTGCCCCTGTTCACTGAGCTGTTGGCACATGGGAATGACCGTGTGGTCAGAGCCATGTCTGGGGCCCTCAGAAACTTGGCTATTGATGCTCGTAACCGGGACCTACTTG GAAGGCACGCTATACCTAACCTAGTGGCAAACCTACCAGGTGGTGGGCAGAGCCAACCTGTGCGTAACCTCTCTGAAGAGACCGTGGTTTCGGTGCTGAGCACTCTGGCTGAGGTGGTCGGCTCTAGCGTGGATGCAGCCAAGCTCCTTCGCAGCTCACAGGGCATTGAGAGATTGGTGCTCATTAACAAAGATGG TAACCGTTCTGACAGGGAGGTACGTGGTGCTGGCCTGGTGCTGCAGGTTGTATGGGGATTTAAGGAGCTCCGGCGCACACTGGAGAAAGATGGCTGGAAGAAATCAGACTTTGTGGTGAACGTAAACCCTCCTACCAACACCCGCACCAATGGTGGCTATGAGGACAGCAGCACCCTTCCACTTATTGACAGAG gaggaaagcaggacagagacagaaacatgaTTCCAATGAATGACTTGGGATCAG actcCTATGCTACACTGGATCAGAGAGGACGGAGGAACACTTTGGATGACACTCTAGAACGCGCCGACAGTGATATTCAG GGAGGGATGTATGGGGAGAGGCGGGGCTCCATGCCCTTGTTGGACTCTTACGACGGTTAG
- the ctnnd1 gene encoding catenin delta-1 isoform X1, whose amino-acid sequence MEQCENAASLLASVREQEMQFERLTRALEEERRSVGPPGTLPRPLPTLQNGRIPGDAELERLKINEGYINGTQYRMLDPGHLVEEMVTVEEDPQEMIPVVSVETSEDGTTRRTETTVKKVTKTTTTRTVIPSVSDTLSLDGTGSVTGVGGYNTPIDRVYRQPGHMDYPTHTVPRNYHYGPPGGYDDYRSGPPSDTYASLNRGARMDDRYRPVDGYRTLDPGYRVHSRPQLDPYAAQPQVGRMGSAMEISGMQRFVPEPYGLEDDQRSIGYDEPDYGMGHMHYSTMPRLGHHAPPPRRTGSYEGTLDGEMSGAGDMYYWGGGAPLAQGERGSMASLDSTLRKGPAPTTWRQPELPEVIAMLNYRLDPVKSNAAAYLQHLTFKNDKVKSDVRRLKGIPALVSMLDNPKKEVHHSACGALKNISYGRDPDNKIAIKNCDGIPALVRLLRKTRDQDLTDTITGTLWNLSSHDSVKMEIVDHALHALSDEVMVPHSGWERGNDGGEESCKPRHLEWETALTNTAGCLRNVSSERSEARRKLRECTGLVDSLMYIVQSQINCKDVDNKLVENSVCLLRNLSYQVHREVPGCERYQETAPVNQGPAPANQKGGCFSSRKGKDEWFSKGKKDDDGTTDIIDIPKRTTPAKGYELLFQPEVVRVYLSLLKESKNPSVLEASAGAIQNLCAGRWTYGRFLRAMTRQEKGLPLFTELLAHGNDRVVRAMSGALRNLAIDARNRDLLGRHAIPNLVANLPGGGQSQPVRNLSEETVVSVLSTLAEVVGSSVDAAKLLRSSQGIERLVLINKDGNRSDREVRGAGLVLQVVWGFKELRRTLEKDGWKKSDFVVNVNPPTNTRTNGGYEDSSTLPLIDRGGKQDRDRNMIPMNDLGSDSYATLDQRGRRNTLDDTLERADSDIQGGMYGERRGSMPLLDSYDG is encoded by the exons ATGGAGCAGTGTGAGAATGCCGCGTCTCTCCTGGCGTCCGTGCGCGAGCAGGAGATGCAGTTTGAGCGTCTGACTCGAGCTCtcgaggaggagaggaggagcgTGGGGCCACCCGGTACCCTGCCCCGTCCCCTCCCCACGCTTCAG AACGGGCGTATCCCTGGTGATGCAGAGTTAGAGCGGCTCAAAATTAACGAGGGATACATCAACGGGACACag TACAGGATGTTGGACCCAGGTCACCTTGTCGAGGAGATGGTTACAGTGGAGGAGGACCCCCAGGAGATGATACCAGTCGTTTCTGTTGAAACTAGTGAAGATGGCACCACACGCCGCACTGAAACCACT gTCAAGAAAGTCACTAAGACCACAACCACTCGCACCGTTATACCCTCAGTCTCTGATACACTCTCTCTGGATGGTACTGGTTCTGTCACCGGTGTGGGTGGGTATAATACTCCTATAGATCGCGTGTACAGGCAGCCAGGTCACATGGACTACCCAACCCATACAGTTCCTAGAAATTACCACTATGGGCCACCAGGAGGATACGATGATTACCGTAGTGGACCACCCTCTGATACCTATGCCAGTCTCAACCGAGGGGCCCGTATGGATGATCGTTATAG ACCTGTGGATGGCTACCGAACATTGGATCCTGGCTACCGTGTTCATAGCAGGCCCCAGCTGGACCCATATGCAGCCCAGCCACAGGTAGGGCGCATGGGCAGTGCCATGGAGATCTCTGGCATGCAGCGATTTGTTCCAGAGCCCTATGGTCTAGAGGACGACCAGAGGAGCATAGGATACGATGAGCCTGATTATGGCATGGGGCATATGCACTACAGCACCATGCCCCGGTTAGGACATCATGCTCCGCCTCCACGCAGGACTGG ATCCTATGAGGGTACTCTCGATGGAGAGATGAGTGGAGCAGGGGATATGTATTACTGGGGAGGTGGTGCTCCTCTGGCACAGGGAGAAAGGGGAAGCATGGCGTCGCTGGACAGCACACTGCGTAAAGGCCCTGCTCCAACAACATGGAGGCAGCCCGAACTGCCTGAGGTCATCGCTATGCTCAACTATCGTCTGGACCCAGTCAAGAGCAATGCTGCTGCTTACCTTCAACAtctcacatttaaaaatgataag GTCAAATCAGATGTAAGGCGTTTGAAGGGCATTCCTGCTTTGGTATCCATGTTGGACAACCCGAAGAAGGAAGTCCATCACTCTGCATGCGGTGCGCTGAAGAACATCTCATACGGACGAGACCCTGACAACAAAATTGCCATCAAGAACTGTGATGGAATCCCTGCACTGGTGCGCCTGCTGAGGAAGACCAGAGATCAGGATCTGACCGATACCATTACAG GGACTCTGTGGAATTTGTCATCTCATGATTCAGTCAAGATGGAGATTGTAGACCATGCACTACATGCCCTGTCCGATGAAGTGATGGTGCCACACTCGGGCTGGGAGAGAGGGAAtgatggaggagaggagagttGCAAGCCCCGCCACCTGGAATGGGAGACTGCTCTTACTAACACTGCTGGCTGCCTGAG GAATGTGAGCTCAGAGAGGAGCGAAGCCAGGAGGAAGTTAAGAGAATGCACTGGCTTGGTTGACTCGCTCATGTACATTGTCCAGTCCCAGATTAACTGTAAAGATGTGGACAACAAG TTGGTGGAAAACAGCGTTTGTCTTTTGAGGAATCTGTCCTATCAGGTGCATCGGGAAGTGCCAGGTTGTGAGCGTTACCAGGAGACTGCGCCTGTCAATCAAGGCCCTGCCCCTGCTAATCAGAAGGGTGGATGCTTCAGCTCTCGCAAGGGCAAAG ACGAGTGGTTTTCCAAAG GGAAGAAAGATGATGATGGAACTACAGATATAATTGACATTCCAAAGAGGACCACACCAGCCAAAG GTTATGAACTGCTTTTCCAGCCAGAGGTTGTTCGTGTGTACCTATCTCTGCTGAAAGAGAGTAAGAATCCTTCTGTTCTAGAAGCTTCTGCAGGAGCCATCCAAAATCTGTGTGCAGGCCGCTGGACC TATGGACGTTTCCTGAGGGCAATGACGAGACAGGAGAAAGGATTGCCCCTGTTCACTGAGCTGTTGGCACATGGGAATGACCGTGTGGTCAGAGCCATGTCTGGGGCCCTCAGAAACTTGGCTATTGATGCTCGTAACCGGGACCTACTTG GAAGGCACGCTATACCTAACCTAGTGGCAAACCTACCAGGTGGTGGGCAGAGCCAACCTGTGCGTAACCTCTCTGAAGAGACCGTGGTTTCGGTGCTGAGCACTCTGGCTGAGGTGGTCGGCTCTAGCGTGGATGCAGCCAAGCTCCTTCGCAGCTCACAGGGCATTGAGAGATTGGTGCTCATTAACAAAGATGG TAACCGTTCTGACAGGGAGGTACGTGGTGCTGGCCTGGTGCTGCAGGTTGTATGGGGATTTAAGGAGCTCCGGCGCACACTGGAGAAAGATGGCTGGAAGAAATCAGACTTTGTGGTGAACGTAAACCCTCCTACCAACACCCGCACCAATGGTGGCTATGAGGACAGCAGCACCCTTCCACTTATTGACAGAG gaggaaagcaggacagagacagaaacatgaTTCCAATGAATGACTTGGGATCAG actcCTATGCTACACTGGATCAGAGAGGACGGAGGAACACTTTGGATGACACTCTAGAACGCGCCGACAGTGATATTCAG GGAGGGATGTATGGGGAGAGGCGGGGCTCCATGCCCTTGTTGGACTCTTACGACGGTTAG